TTGATGAAGTTGcctttagctagcccagataggttcccaatccCGCAaactcataactagctaccaagaagaCATTTCAGACTATCATTCAAGTTAGAATAGCTTAGCTATATCAGCTGGCATgtctgctggcaaggttggtagactttagaaaagcaagcatgtactgaataagactcacagaCCTTTAAATATGTTTACCCAGAgctgcagagaagcatatttcatGTATTATAAAAATAACCTCCAGTCAGGAAGATACAGACAGCtgaagaggtatgcttagatatgcagaaaaagAGAAAAATGTATTTCATAGAATTAATGATTATGGTTCTAGATTGCAGGgaaaaaagctgtttcaggtgtttgaaaaatgccccccccccccccccccccccctccggacCACCCCCCTGCCATCCTCGCATACTTTCTGCCCCATCAGATTATTGGGGTGCATGACACCCCTGTCCGAAatgacacccttttccctatgATTGCATTActgcaggccctggtcaaaatagtgcactaaGGAATAGCATGCCATTTCAGATTCACGTAGGGCCTACTGTTTATCTGGCTTATCTGTTTGTAATAACACAACACTTGTATCTCCTTCCTGCCACAGATAAAAACTTTGAGCACAGTACCAATAGGAACACGACAAGCCTCAGCCCATGCAAATGTAAGCCTGGATACCACTGTTCCAGTGAAGAGTGCCTGACATGTGTTCCACATACTAAATGCAGACCTGGAGAAGAGGTCAAATCCAAAGGTAGAAAACACTCACTTTCCTCATGCTATCAGCAACGATTGAGTTCTACGCTAGTGTGCCCTACTATGTGTTCAAACATGGCTTTTAAGTTTCTgtttctattctgttgtattctattaaaCTGCAAGAGTTAGGCTAAACTGTGTTATTTTTGAGAATGTGGTCACTCGAACCGTATACTGTATATTTTCTCAGGTAACCCCATACATGACACGGTGTGTAAGGCCTGTCCTTTAAACATGTTCTCCAGTGACAGCTCTGCCGAGAGCAAGTGCAAGCTGTGGACAGTGTGAGTAGTTCGATCCTTGTACCATTAAAACACATGTGATGTGTATGTTATCGAACTGTAAATGAAACCGCAGCCATCATACACATAATAATGTTGGTTTGTTTGATCCCAAATTATGCTTTCAGTTGTACGTCTGAATTCAAAACTGAAGCCGAAGGGACAGCCACCTCAGACACGGTCTGTGGTAAGTACTATACAGGGTCTACTAATTGAATGCAACACACATTTACACATATCACAACGTTTCCATTCTACCATACTGAATTGGGGAACTATAAAATATATTCCTTTATTGTCAGTTGACCAGCACTTTCTCACAGTAACTCATTCACTTGAATTGGGCTACATAGTAGGAGTGGCCTGTTTATCCTGGTTTCAAAATCAGACAGCTTAAACCGAAAGTTGTGGTGGGGCTGTGTGGGAGTGTAGCCTGTAGTAGGGCGGCCAACAGTAGCCTGTAGTAGGGTGTCTAATACTAGCCTGTAGTAGGGTGTCTAATACTAGCCTGTAGTAGGGCGGCCAACAGTAGCCTGTAGTAGGGAGTCTAATACTAGCCTGTAGTAGGGCGGCCAACAGTAGCCTGTAGTAGGGCAAGTAACAGTAGCCTGTAGTAGGGCGGCCAACAGTAGCCTGTAGTAGGGCGGCCAACAGTAGCCTGTAGTAGGGCACGTAACAGTAGCCTGTAGTAGGGACGCTAACAGTAGCCTGTGTAGTACCTCTGTCGACACTAGTCTAAGGGACACATAGGCCGTAGGctatggttggttggttggtttgttaACAATAGTTGGTTGAATTGTTTGTAATGTTGTTTTGATTTACTTTACAGTGCCAGTACCCAATTCCTATGGAACAAAAATCACAATTGTAATGGCCTTTCTAGCTGCAGTGGTTTTGGGTGTTGTCCTGTACAAATTCAGAGGTATTTAACACTAATTGTATTATGTTATTTGAGTCATATCTTTACGTTGGAATCTTTGAGTaatcatatttttattttgttctaGGTCAACTCGGAGAGGCCTGCAAGAAAGCAAATGTACGTTCTCTATATACCTTTAGTACCAGCCGTGACAGTAATGCTGCTATTCTGTTATATTTAGCTGCTAACTCACAGATGCATTGTGTCATTCACCGTAGGAATCCTGTATGGACTTGAATCTTAAGAGGGGAACTAAGAGGGCTACAGCAGATGGAAGAGCAGAAGAGGGAAACGCAGGACCTGAAGAGGGGAGGGAACAACTTCAACCTATAATCCCATTTGGAGAGCCACCATCAACACCATACCCATCATTGTCAGGTCCTCAAATACCAGAGGAGGTTGAAGCTAAAGACATGTCTGAAAATGGACAATTGGTGGTGCAGGAGGAGGGTAAATCTGACCATGTTTCTGTTTctgataaaaatgtattttatgaatAGCTATAGATCACATGACCACCTGGCTTCACCTATTGCTTAACATGATAAACAACAGCCAGGTTGTGCATTAATTAATACAGTagcggtgtgtgggtaaaatcactggggaagccaagccagtaaaAAAGGTCATACTACAAcctatgttgtgataattgcattgtttgctctatacCCATTAGTTCATACACCACCGTGATATACAATAAGACAGTGACAACAAGaagacaacagtcacacagtggtggaataaattcaactacacatacgtttttgtttcatcacaagACCGAAGAGCAACATCTGACCCgttgaagtccacaaagcatattgcatgtaacaaacagttgtattacctacagcatggtcaataaAGTTTTATGTTTTCAACAGATACTAAAGAGCTACTGAATTAGAACCACAGAATTACCtcaagtcactacaaagacaacACGAACACTGTCCccgctattccagcaccatttcaacttaaaacatttaaacatcatcAATCAAGGCTGTatatgcttagtttaatacactgaaaacaaacttaaaaataccaaaaaaacattttagtccaatcaatgttgcTAAATATAATTctggctgtgtgcgtgtgtgtgtgcgcaagtggGAAAAAAAGAAAGTTCACTCACCCTAATTGTAGATTAGttgaacgccaatgccatcctcctctctttcatgttggcaaaaCGTTCTATGGCTTTGTCATATAgtatgcttttagttttttattTTCATAGGCTACCTAGATAAAATGCTTGCTATCCTAACTTCCTCACATGGGCAACAATGATTGATATGGTTGAATGTTCTGTATATTGTAAATTGTTGTAAAAAGTATTGGTTGCTGTATTCTGTTATAGAAGATGTTCATAAGCACACTAGAGAATGGCTTttttattatgtcattctgttttAATTACTCCCCTTTGCATTAAACTATCAAAAATAAATACTACTGAGTTGTTCATAAGGACAATGCCCATTCAAATTTGAAAtgtctgttttgttttttattaaaaattaaaaatcaagagactatttttttgtgtgtctcAATTTAAGTTACATTTATAAAGTATAGATAATAATATTGTTGGAGCACACAGTACCTGGCTTTTTCTTTTACAGTACTTTTACATTTTTGGGTCAGTAGCAGGTACTCAGGTTTTCCACAAGGGGGGGGTAGTGCTTCACTAGAACCGTGAGATTAGAGCATCAGGGGGTGGACTTCACCCTCTGATGGCTCTCAGTGGTGGATAaaaatacccaattgtcatactttaaTCAAAGTAAAGATACCGTAATAGaatatgactcaagtaaaagtgagggTTACCAAttcaaatactacttgagtaaaagtctaaaagtgttttggttttaaatatacttaaataacaaaagtaaatgtaattgcaaaaatatacttgaAGTAAAAATATAGAGCCTCCCAAGTcgtgcagcagtctaagacaggctgtgtcgcagccggccgcgacagggtgacccatgaggcggcacacaattggcccgtTGCGCTCAGTGCAGCTTGGacgggtcgtgtttcggaggatgcatggctctcaaccttcgcttctcccgagtctgtacaggagttgcagcgatgggacaagactgtaactatcaattggatatcacgtaaaaggggtaaaaagtacaaaaataaataagtaaaaataTAGATCATTCCAAATTCCttgtattaagcaaaccagaaggcaccattttcttgttttttaaatttatggatagccaggggctcacATCATtttcaaacaaagcatttgtgtttagtgagtcagaggcagtagggatgaccaggaatgttctcttgataagtgcgtgaattggaccattttcctgtcctgctaagcgttCGAAATCTGGGTGTCAGGGAGCATTTCAGGCTTCTTGCCTCTTAGGTGTTTTCTCATTATCCCCGGATAAGTGCAGTTTACATGCATGGAAACCTGGGTGATTGGCAAGGAAGTTTTTCTAGTCTTTCACCCCCCACTCATCTCCCTCTTAACTGACTCTCCCCCATCAGATCCTGTAGGTATGATCTCCTGTTGTCTGATTATGTccgtttctctctcacacacacacacacacacacacacacacacacacacacacacacacacacacacacacacacacacacacacacacacacacacacacaaaaaaaaaatatctctctctccatgtgaaGGTTTGGAGATGCAGAAAACTGAACTGGTTTTGGTTAGCAGGCCTGTTCCCCCTTTTGGACTCTTCAAGTTGCATTGTAGGATCAATCTGTTTCTGCTCATATGCAGTTCTACTGTGTTCTGGTTTGAAACTGTATTATTCAACTCTTGTCTGAATTTGGATAACAACCCCCATGCAGTTTCCTTGTTTGGGCTATGTTCCATCAAATTGTTAGTGTGACTATCACCCTGCATGGCCCAACAATGAGATAACCAATTACTTTATTAATTAATTGAAATCATTTTAACTGATTAAAGAATGATTTCAGTCAGTGAACATGTCACCATGGGCCATGATTAATTTTCATCCTTGTTGTTATTCAACAATATTTATCCTGCATTGATTGAGGTTTAGATAACAAATATTTAATTTGCATATCAAGCAGATCTGTTAAATCTTTACAGTCAGGTATTAAGCAATATTTTGGGATAAAAATCGTAATAAACTACCAGAATAAGTTTGGAAAGCTAAATATAAAACAGTAAAAATGTGATTGTGGCCTTGCCAGACCTCCAAAAAAACAGTAAGAACTGGTGAATGATCAACACATGACAATTCCATTTCATATTTTGAGGGATTTTATTTTACCAAAATAAATGTTGATGATAAGACAAATGAAATTAGAATGTACAGATTATTCATGCAAAAACATCTACACGTATGTACACAAAACATAACTCTGTAAGAGTCTTCGGTCTTACAAGAAGCCAAACAACATAtaggcctgcccagcattttccATAGTAAGCGTGTAGGCTcccacataaaaaaaaataagcCTGTTCCAATCTCTGGAGTTTGGCATTTTAAAGTGCAAAAGatgtaaacatgtgttttttGGTAATTTAAAACTGTAAATGCTTCGTTAAAGAATATCGTGAGCAGTATATCTGGGAATATACAGTCCATTCCTTGATGCCCATTCTGACCAGAATTTGGCCATTTCTGTGCTCCTGGGATGACACGCATTGTCCTGGTGGGGCTTTTTCACCGTTTCCGAGGTCGCGGTTTCTGCCAAAGACCATATTTTGGGCTTTTGACACTCAGCGTTGTCCTTACATCCTAGACGAGATGGGGATGATGTGCGTTTGGTGTAACTCTTTTCGACATAATTTTCCCCGTGAGCACGCGTGCTGTCTCTATGGTCATCGCTTGATTGTTTCTCCAGGCGTGCATCCACCAACTCTGGCGTTGAGTTGTCCACTCTATGTCCAATATCCTCCACCTTGTCATCGACGGTTTGAAGATCTATTTCGTCTTCATCAACCAAAGCGTTTTTCTGCAGAGTGACATCACTCTTCTCCTCGTCGCTTTCGCCCTCATCCTCGTCAGATTTCCCCTTGAACGCCCAGCTCACCCTATTCTCCTTCTTCAGCCGTCGCCTGGCGTTGGCAAACCAAGTTGACACCTGCGTGAGGCTCATTTTGGTTACGATGGCAAGCATGATCTTCTCGCCCTTTGTAGGATATGGGTTCTTGAGATGCTCGTTCAACCAGGCCTTGAGCGCgctggtgctttcccgggtagcCACCTTGGCGACTCTGCTTGGGTCATCAGTTGCGCCTGGTCGGTATTGCGGGTAGAACGGCCCTCCTCGGCCGAGAAGCGCTTCATAATACGGAGAGACAGTCTTCAGGTCGAAGGAGTTGTTCTGAAAACACAAGGGAGAGTTGCAACGTTTAAACTTCGGCATAACCGACCACACTGATTTGTCAAGTGCGTAATTACGCATTTCATTTTATTGGCGAGAAAGGCAAGCATCAAGCACAGTTATACGTTGTATCTGTTGTAATTCAGATTACAAAATGTAATGAATTATCCATTAGAAGCATAGGCTATTCTCAAGTAACTTACCATGTGCGCAATGTGTCCGTAGTGTGGATAGGGGATAAAGTTGTATCCCTGTAGTCCTGAATATGTCAAAGGGACCCCAGTCATCGCAGCAAGATGAGGGGTTTGTTGCTGTCGTACCCTGGGTTGACATCCCAAACCCGGTATCTGATATCCAGGGAGCATGTTGATGTTTCTTTCAAAGAAGAAGTTGCCAAATCCAATTTGTGACGCAGGCATCCTTACGTCCTGACTATCAGATTTTGAATGACAGTATGTGCACCCTCGCGAACTTTTAATATACCCCTGTGCAGTCATGGGCGTTCCTTAGCCGCGGCGACTGACGGGTTGAAAAGACTCGCTTTCACTCGGACCAAATCCCATCAAAGGAGAACTCCGCTGTTCCTTTTAACAGTTTCTTAAAGGCGCTAAATAGCCTACGTGATACTTATCTCGAACCAAGCATTTCTATGGTGAGAGACGAATAATTAAACCTCATTTGAAATTCACAATTTTATTCTGATGCGTAGGATATAGAGATCTAGCTAACTATTTCTAATAATTGACTTACTATTTTTTTGTCACAACATGATCGGGAACCTTAATAATGGAACAATTCCAAACTATTAATTTATGGGTCACCTGAAATTAGCcaaaatgtcaccttttatttaacgcCCAACAAATCGTAATCATTTCACCTTTACTTACcccaacatttaaaaaatccaaCAAAATTAAGTGTTTTACAGGAAAAGAAGAAACACATTTTCCAAAAAAGAATGAAACTCTTTTAAACTCAAACCCAAGTGTCCCATCAAATgtgataata
This genomic stretch from Oncorhynchus kisutch isolate 150728-3 linkage group LG24, Okis_V2, whole genome shotgun sequence harbors:
- the LOC109869682 gene encoding iroquois-class homeodomain protein IRX-1-like codes for the protein MTGVPLTYSGLQGYNFIPYPHYGHIAHMNNSFDLKTVSPYYEALLGRGGPFYPQYRPGATDDPSRVAKVATRESTSALKAWLNEHLKNPYPTKGEKIMLAIVTKMSLTQVSTWFANARRRLKKENRVSWAFKGKSDEDEGESDEEKSDVTLQKNALVDEDEIDLQTVDDKVEDIGHRVDNSTPELVDARLEKQSSDDHRDSTRAHGENYVEKSYTKRTSSPSRLGCKDNAECQKPKIWSLAETATSETVKKPHQDNACHPRSTEMAKFWSEWASRNGLYIPRYTAHDIL
- the cd40 gene encoding tumor necrosis factor receptor superfamily member 5 → MRGVAKIPGCFITTRIKMIVLLLCILSVLTVVYSCDPETQYMKNGVCCSMCGPGTKMLSSHSGCLDPHCMPCQEGEYQHAFTDKNLCKLQPYCDPNKNFEHSTNRNTTSLSPCKCKPGYHCSSEECLTCVPHTKCRPGEEVKSKGNPIHDTVCKACPLNMFSSDSSAESKCKLWTVCTSEFKTEAEGTATSDTVCVPVPNSYGTKITIVMAFLAAVVLGVVLYKFRGQLGEACKKANESCMDLNLKRGTKRATADGRAEEGNAGPEEGREQLQPIIPFGEPPSTPYPSLSGPQIPEEVEAKDMSENGQLVVQEEGKSDHVSVSDKNVFYE